A genomic window from Zalophus californianus isolate mZalCal1 chromosome 13, mZalCal1.pri.v2, whole genome shotgun sequence includes:
- the LOC113934860 gene encoding serine/arginine repetitive matrix protein 3-like: protein MVRATAAPAARPNLAVAAVVRLALPWPRTTSAARRGGQGGGGAGRFRLAGARGDLSPSSLRNRQRLRTQHPRPRAPPRCRRSPPPAPGARRDPPDGRAGRSKPAPLERRHTWRPQVYSLENAPEALGEETAREVHALGRLSVEPKPQDIHPTTLTRVARAGPSARSKRHFSPSPPTPSEPLLLPVRTVPAFSCSVTISQNPITSQSKPPLIGQWGG from the coding sequence ATGGTGCGGGCGACAGCAGCCCCGGCGGCGCGGCCAAACTTGGCGGTGGCTGCGGTGGTTCGGCTCGCCCTGCCCTGGCCTCGGACGACgagcgcggcgcggcgcggcggccaagggggcgggggcgcggggcgctTCCGACTCGCAGGAGCGCGAGGCGACCTCAGCCCCTCATCTTTACGTAACCGGCAGCGCCTCCGCACGCAGCATCCACGGCCCCGGGCTCCGCCGCGCTGCCGCCGctcgccgccgcccgcgcccggcGCCCGGCGCGATCCCCCCGACGGGCGCGCCGGCCGCTCCAAGCCGGCTCCCTTGGAAAGACGCCACACGTGGCGGCCGCAAGTTTATTCGCTTGAAAACGCCCCCGAGGCGCTGGGAGAGGAAACTGCAAGAGAGGTACACGCCCTCGGCCGCCTCTCCGTCGAGCCAAAGCCCCAGGACATTCACCCGACCACCCTGACGCGGGTGGCGAGGGCCGGACCGAGCGCCAGGTCTAAGAGACACTTTTCCCCCAGTCCACCGACGCCTTCTGAGCCCCTGCTTTTGCCGGTCCGCACCGTTCCGGCATTCTCTTGCTCAGTAACAATTTCGCAGAATCCCATCACGTCACAATCCAAACCCCCTCTAATTGGCCAGTGGGGAGGGTGA